From Pseudomonas poae, the proteins below share one genomic window:
- a CDS encoding peroxiredoxin produces the protein MSLRLGDIAPDFEQDSSAGKIRFHEWLGDSWGVLFSHPADFTPVCTTELGFTAKLKDEFAQRGVKAIALSVDPVDSHHKWIEDINETQNTLVNFPILADADRKVSDLYDLIHPNASDTLTVRSLFVIDPNKKIRLTITYPASTGRNFHEILRVIDSLQLTDNHKVATPANWQDGDEVVIVPSLKDEEEIKKRFPKGYRAVKPYLRLTPQPNR, from the coding sequence ATGAGCCTAAGACTGGGCGACATCGCCCCCGACTTTGAACAGGATTCCAGCGCCGGCAAGATTCGCTTCCACGAATGGCTGGGCGACAGCTGGGGTGTGTTGTTTTCCCACCCGGCAGACTTCACCCCGGTGTGCACCACCGAGCTGGGCTTTACCGCCAAGCTCAAGGACGAATTCGCCCAACGCGGCGTCAAGGCCATCGCCCTGTCGGTGGACCCGGTGGACTCGCACCACAAGTGGATCGAAGACATCAATGAAACCCAGAACACCCTCGTCAACTTCCCGATCCTGGCCGATGCCGACCGCAAGGTCTCCGACCTGTATGACCTGATCCACCCGAACGCCAGTGACACCCTCACCGTGCGTTCCTTGTTCGTGATCGACCCGAACAAAAAGATTCGCCTGACCATCACCTACCCGGCCAGCACCGGCCGCAACTTCCATGAAATCCTGCGGGTTATCGACTCGCTGCAGCTGACCGACAACCACAAGGTCGCCACCCCCGCCAACTGGCAGGACGGTGATGAGGTAGTGATTGTGCCGTCGCTCAAGGATGAGGAAGAGATCAAGAAGCGCTTTCCGAAGGGTTACCGTGCGGTGAAGCCGTACCTGCGGCTTACCCCCCAGCCCAACCGCTGA
- the ssuC gene encoding aliphatic sulfonate ABC transporter permease SsuC — translation MNFEKLSHRVAPWVLPVLLLAVWQLSVSAGWLSTRILPAPSAVIEAGINLVASGEIWTHLAISGWRAGLGFVIGGSIGLALGFITGLSKWGERLLDSSVQMIRNVPHLALIPLVILWFGIDETAKIFLVALGTLFPIYLNTYHGIRNVDPALVEMSRSYGLSGFSLFRQVILPGALPSILVGVRFALGFMWLTLIVAETISASSGIGYLAMNAREFLQTDVVVLAIVMYAILGKLADLAARGLERVWLRWHPAYQVNKGGAA, via the coding sequence ATGAACTTCGAAAAATTAAGCCACCGTGTGGCGCCCTGGGTCCTGCCGGTTTTATTGCTGGCGGTGTGGCAGTTGTCGGTGTCGGCGGGCTGGTTGTCGACGCGCATCCTGCCAGCACCGAGTGCGGTGATTGAGGCCGGGATCAACCTGGTGGCCAGCGGCGAAATCTGGACGCACCTGGCCATCAGCGGCTGGCGTGCCGGCCTGGGCTTCGTGATCGGCGGCAGCATCGGCCTGGCGTTGGGTTTTATCACCGGCCTGTCGAAATGGGGCGAGCGCCTGCTGGACAGCTCGGTGCAGATGATCCGCAACGTGCCGCACCTGGCGCTGATTCCGCTGGTGATCCTGTGGTTCGGGATTGACGAGACCGCGAAGATTTTCCTGGTCGCCCTTGGCACGCTGTTCCCGATCTACCTGAACACCTACCACGGCATCCGCAACGTCGACCCGGCGCTGGTTGAGATGTCGCGCAGCTACGGTTTGTCCGGGTTCAGCCTGTTCCGTCAGGTGATCCTGCCGGGCGCGCTGCCTTCGATCCTGGTGGGCGTGCGTTTTGCCCTGGGCTTTATGTGGCTGACGCTGATCGTGGCGGAAACCATCTCGGCCAGCTCCGGTATCGGTTACCTGGCGATGAACGCCCGTGAATTCCTGCAAACCGACGTAGTGGTGCTGGCCATCGTCATGTACGCCATCCTCGGCAAGCTGGCCGACCTGGCCGCTCGTGGCCTGGAGCGTGTATGGCTGCGCTGGCACCCGGCTTACCAAGTGAATAAAGGAGGTGCGGCATGA
- the tauA gene encoding taurine ABC transporter substrate-binding protein: protein MAKGTSSRQFVTVFVSLILSFGVKAADLTIGYQTGIDPSKVPQADGLYEKAIGEKIAWRRFNSGPEVVTAIASGDVQIGNLGSSPLAAAASRNLPIVAFIVSAQINTSEALVVRNGSGIDKPQDLVGKTIATPFVSTSHYSLLGALKHWGLDTKKVKVVNLQPAEIAAAWKRGDIDGAFVWSPALGEIRKTGKTLTDAAQVGQWGAPTFEVWVARKDFAEKHPDVVAKFAKVTLDSFADYAAHKDSWTMDSEPVQKIAKLTGSNASDIPELLAGTTFPDAQAQQTDALLKGGTAKAIAETAKFLKEQGKVETVLPDYSAFVTDKFIKE from the coding sequence ATGGCTAAAGGCACATCCTCCCGTCAATTTGTTACAGTTTTTGTGTCACTAATACTTTCTTTTGGTGTCAAAGCCGCCGATTTAACCATCGGCTACCAAACCGGCATCGATCCCAGCAAGGTCCCCCAGGCCGATGGCCTGTATGAAAAAGCCATTGGTGAGAAAATTGCCTGGCGCCGATTCAACAGTGGGCCGGAAGTTGTAACCGCAATCGCCTCGGGTGATGTGCAAATCGGCAACCTCGGTTCCAGCCCTCTCGCCGCAGCCGCTTCGCGCAATCTGCCTATCGTCGCGTTTATCGTATCGGCGCAGATCAACACTTCTGAAGCGTTGGTGGTGCGCAATGGCAGCGGTATCGACAAACCGCAAGACCTGGTGGGTAAAACCATCGCCACGCCCTTTGTCTCAACCTCTCATTACAGCCTGCTCGGCGCGCTGAAGCATTGGGGTCTGGACACTAAGAAAGTCAAAGTGGTGAACCTGCAACCCGCCGAAATTGCCGCCGCATGGAAACGCGGGGATATCGACGGCGCCTTTGTGTGGTCACCGGCATTGGGCGAGATCCGAAAAACCGGCAAGACCCTGACAGACGCGGCCCAAGTGGGTCAGTGGGGCGCACCGACGTTTGAAGTGTGGGTGGCACGCAAGGATTTTGCGGAAAAACATCCTGACGTAGTGGCCAAGTTTGCCAAGGTCACCCTGGACTCGTTCGCCGACTATGCCGCCCATAAAGACAGCTGGACGATGGATTCGGAGCCAGTGCAGAAAATCGCCAAACTGACAGGTTCGAATGCCTCAGACATTCCTGAGCTGCTGGCCGGCACCACATTTCCGGATGCCCAGGCACAGCAAACCGACGCACTGCTGAAAGGCGGCACGGCGAAGGCGATTGCGGAAACGGCGAAATTCTTGAAGGAACAGGGTAAGGTCGAGACGGTGCTGCCGGACTATTCGGCGTTTGTGACCGACAAATTTATCAAAGAATAA
- the ssuE gene encoding NADPH-dependent FMN reductase — MLVVTLGGSPSQRSRSGVLLDKTRQWLQDKGVEVVSYQIRDFPAEDLLHARFDSPKVIDLLQQVANADGLVIATPVYKASFSGALKTVLDLLPERALAHKIVLPMATGGSIAHMLAVDYALKPVLSALKAQELLHGIFAEDSQIAYGEGSAQAQLVPVLEHRLHEALETLYGAMARRPKPLDPHVLNERLLSARWSI, encoded by the coding sequence ATGCTGGTCGTAACACTTGGAGGCAGTCCCAGCCAGCGTTCCCGCTCCGGGGTGTTGCTGGATAAAACCCGTCAGTGGTTGCAAGACAAAGGCGTAGAAGTGGTGAGTTACCAGATACGGGACTTCCCGGCTGAAGACCTGCTGCACGCCCGCTTCGACAGCCCCAAGGTCATTGACCTGCTGCAGCAAGTGGCTAACGCGGATGGCCTGGTAATCGCTACGCCGGTGTACAAGGCGTCGTTCTCCGGCGCGCTGAAAACCGTGCTGGACCTGCTGCCCGAGCGCGCCCTGGCCCACAAGATCGTGTTGCCGATGGCCACCGGTGGCAGCATCGCCCACATGCTGGCGGTGGACTACGCGTTGAAACCGGTGCTGTCGGCGCTGAAAGCCCAGGAATTGCTGCACGGCATCTTTGCCGAGGACAGCCAGATCGCTTACGGCGAAGGCAGCGCACAGGCGCAACTGGTGCCGGTGCTTGAGCATCGCTTGCATGAGGCCCTGGAAACCCTTTACGGCGCCATGGCGCGTCGCCCGAAACCGCTGGACCCCCATGTGTTGAATGAACGTTTGTTGAGTGCTCGCTGGAGCATTTAA
- the ssuD gene encoding FMNH2-dependent alkanesulfonate monooxygenase, whose translation MSLNIFWFLPTHGDGHYLGTAEGARAVDHGYLQQVAQAADRLGFGGVLIPTGRSCEDSWLVAASLIPVTQRLKFLVALRPGIISPTVAARQAATLDRLSGGRALFNLVTGGDPEELAGDGLFLSHEERYQASVEFTRIWRRVLEGETVDYDGEHISVKGAKLLYPPIQQPRPPLYFGGSSEAAQDLAAEQVEMVLTWGEPPAAVAEKIAQVRAKAAKLGRTVRFGIRLHVIVRETNDEAWKAADKLISHLDDDTIARAQASLARFDSVGQQRMAALHGGNRDNLEVSPNLWAGVGLVRGGAGTALVGDGPTVAARVKEYADLGIDTFIFSGYPHLEESYRVAELLFPHLDIERFELPKSAGYVSPFGEMVANDILPKAASQS comes from the coding sequence ATGAGCCTCAATATTTTCTGGTTCCTGCCTACCCACGGCGACGGCCATTACCTTGGCACCGCCGAAGGCGCTCGCGCCGTTGATCACGGTTATCTGCAACAAGTGGCCCAGGCTGCAGACCGCCTGGGTTTCGGCGGGGTGCTGATCCCTACCGGGCGCTCTTGCGAAGACTCGTGGCTGGTGGCTGCCTCGTTGATCCCGGTGACCCAGCGTTTGAAATTCCTTGTTGCACTGCGCCCCGGGATCATTTCCCCGACGGTGGCTGCGCGTCAGGCTGCGACCCTGGACCGTTTGTCCGGTGGGCGTGCGCTGTTCAATCTGGTGACTGGGGGTGACCCGGAAGAACTGGCCGGCGACGGTTTGTTCCTCAGCCATGAAGAGCGCTACCAGGCGTCGGTGGAATTCACCCGCATCTGGCGCCGTGTGCTGGAAGGCGAAACCGTGGATTACGACGGCGAACACATCAGCGTCAAAGGCGCCAAGCTGCTTTACCCGCCGATCCAGCAACCGCGTCCGCCGCTGTACTTCGGTGGTTCCTCCGAAGCGGCCCAGGACCTGGCAGCCGAACAGGTGGAAATGGTCCTGACCTGGGGCGAGCCACCGGCCGCGGTCGCGGAAAAAATCGCGCAGGTGCGGGCCAAGGCCGCCAAACTCGGGCGAACCGTGCGTTTCGGCATTCGCCTGCATGTGATCGTGCGTGAAACCAACGATGAAGCGTGGAAAGCCGCCGACAAACTGATCTCCCATCTGGACGACGACACCATCGCCCGTGCCCAGGCCTCCCTGGCGCGCTTCGATTCCGTCGGCCAGCAGCGCATGGCCGCCTTGCACGGCGGTAACCGCGACAACCTCGAAGTCAGCCCCAACCTGTGGGCTGGCGTCGGCTTGGTGCGCGGTGGCGCAGGCACCGCGCTGGTGGGCGATGGCCCGACGGTTGCGGCGCGGGTCAAGGAATACGCGGACCTGGGCATCGACACCTTTATTTTCTCCGGTTATCCGCATTTGGAAGAGTCGTATCGCGTCGCGGAACTGCTGTTCCCGCACCTGGATATCGAACGTTTCGAGCTGCCGAAAAGCGCCGGGTACGTCAGCCCGTTTGGTGAAATGGTCGCCAACGACATCCTTCCCAAAGCTGCGTCACAAAGTTGA
- a CDS encoding glutamine synthetase family protein codes for MSVPPRAVQLNEANAFLKDHPEVLYVDLLIADMNGVVRGKRIERTSLHKVYEKGINLPASLFALDINGSTVESTGLGLDIGDADRICYPIPDTLCNEPWQKRPTAQLLMTMHELEGEPFFADPREVLRQVVSKFDDLGLTICAAFELEFYLIDQENVNGRPQPPRSPISGKRPHSTQVYLIDDLDEYVDCLQDILEGAKEQGIPADAIVKESAPAQFEVNLHHVADPIKACDYAVLLKRLIKNIAYDHEMDTTFMAKPYPGQAGNGLHVHISILDKDGKNIFASEDPEQNAALRHAIGGVLETLPAQMAFLCPNVNSYRRFGAQFYVPNSPCWGLDNRTVAIRVPTGSSDAVRIEHRVAGADANPYLLMASVLAGVHHGLTNKIEPGAPVEGNSYEQNEQSLPNNLRDALRELDDSEVMAKYIDPKYIDIFVACKESELEEFEHSISDLEYNWYLHTV; via the coding sequence ATGTCGGTACCCCCGCGTGCCGTTCAGCTTAACGAAGCGAACGCGTTCCTTAAGGATCATCCTGAGGTTCTGTACGTAGACCTTCTAATTGCGGATATGAATGGTGTGGTGCGCGGCAAGCGCATCGAACGCACCAGCCTCCACAAGGTTTACGAGAAGGGCATTAACCTGCCTGCCTCTTTATTTGCCCTGGATATCAACGGCTCAACGGTGGAAAGCACCGGCCTGGGTCTGGACATCGGTGATGCTGACCGAATCTGTTATCCGATCCCCGACACCCTGTGCAATGAACCCTGGCAAAAGCGCCCTACCGCGCAACTGCTGATGACCATGCACGAACTTGAAGGTGAACCTTTCTTCGCCGATCCTCGCGAAGTGCTCCGCCAAGTTGTAAGCAAATTTGACGACCTCGGTCTGACCATCTGCGCCGCCTTCGAACTTGAGTTCTACCTGATCGACCAGGAGAACGTGAACGGCCGCCCACAACCGCCCCGCTCGCCGATTTCCGGCAAACGCCCGCACTCGACACAGGTCTACCTGATCGACGACCTCGACGAATACGTCGACTGCCTCCAGGACATCCTGGAAGGCGCCAAAGAGCAAGGCATCCCGGCCGACGCCATCGTCAAGGAAAGTGCCCCGGCGCAGTTCGAAGTGAACCTGCACCACGTGGCCGACCCGATCAAGGCCTGCGACTACGCCGTACTGCTCAAGCGCCTGATCAAGAACATCGCCTACGACCATGAGATGGACACCACCTTCATGGCCAAGCCTTACCCAGGCCAGGCAGGCAACGGTTTGCATGTACACATCTCGATCCTGGACAAAGACGGCAAGAACATCTTTGCCAGCGAGGATCCCGAGCAGAACGCCGCATTGCGTCACGCGATCGGCGGTGTGCTCGAGACCCTACCCGCCCAAATGGCGTTCCTGTGCCCTAACGTCAACTCCTACCGCCGTTTCGGCGCACAGTTCTACGTGCCGAACTCGCCGTGCTGGGGCCTGGATAACCGCACCGTAGCGATTCGCGTACCCACCGGCTCGTCCGATGCCGTACGTATCGAACACCGCGTGGCCGGCGCCGACGCCAACCCTTACCTGCTGATGGCTTCGGTCCTGGCGGGTGTGCACCACGGTCTGACCAACAAGATCGAGCCTGGTGCTCCGGTGGAAGGCAACAGCTACGAGCAGAACGAACAGAGCCTGCCAAACAACCTGCGTGATGCATTGCGTGAGTTGGACGACAGCGAGGTGATGGCCAAGTACATCGATCCTAAATACATCGATATCTTCGTTGCCTGTAAGGAAAGTGAGCTGGAAGAGTTCGAACACTCCATCTCCGACCTTGAGTACAACTGGTATCTGCATACCGTGTAA
- a CDS encoding TetR/AcrR family transcriptional regulator: protein MTTRPAAPRKPRARSQARIDAILDAARTLLAAEGVAGLSIYSVAERAQIPPSSVYHFFASVPALLEALTADVHAAFRAAIQAPIEHTSLKHWRDLSCIVEQRMLTIYDQDAAARQLILAQHGLTEVTQADRQHDLELGDLMLEVFNRHFEVPTLPSDVDVFALALELSDRVYARSVHQHGQITPRMAEEGMRVFDAYVGLYLPPYLPKR from the coding sequence ATGACCACCCGCCCCGCCGCCCCTCGCAAACCCCGCGCCCGCAGCCAGGCCCGGATCGACGCGATCCTCGACGCCGCCCGCACCTTGCTGGCCGCCGAAGGCGTAGCCGGTTTGTCGATCTACAGCGTGGCCGAGCGGGCGCAGATTCCGCCGTCGTCGGTGTATCACTTTTTCGCCAGTGTGCCGGCGCTGCTGGAGGCGCTGACCGCTGACGTCCACGCGGCATTCCGCGCAGCCATCCAGGCGCCTATCGAACACACCTCACTCAAGCACTGGCGGGACCTGTCCTGCATCGTCGAGCAACGCATGCTCACCATCTATGACCAGGACGCCGCCGCACGCCAGTTGATTCTGGCCCAGCATGGGCTCACCGAGGTGACTCAGGCCGACCGCCAGCATGATCTGGAGTTGGGGGATTTGATGCTGGAAGTGTTCAACCGCCATTTCGAAGTGCCGACGCTACCCAGCGATGTGGACGTGTTTGCACTGGCCCTGGAACTGAGCGACCGCGTGTATGCGCGTTCGGTGCATCAGCATGGGCAGATTACGCCGCGCATGGCGGAGGAAGGAATGCGGGTGTTTGATGCGTATGTGGGGCTGTATTTGCCGCCGTACTTGCCCAAGCGTTAA
- a CDS encoding OprD family porin — protein sequence MKKSTLALAVALGAIAQQAGAAGFIEDSKATLGLRNFYINTDNRDGHPSATSNTRSKNAEWGQGFDLRFISGYTQGTVQFGVDAIGLYGVRLDSSRADHGNYTGTASGGTVFPSDGNKAVNDYASLGVTGKVKVSQTELKLGTLQPKLPVIVTNDGRLLPQTFQGGQITTNDIKDLTLVAGQVEKAKGRNSSNNENLSIGGANGSSNYNAGKFTNKFYYAGGDYKLTKDLTAQYYYGNLEDFYKQHFLGLTHNWAIGPGVLKSDLRYFNSSDDGKNGDTAAYFSSGNYNNFNAGKGKVDNNLYSGLFLYTVAGHTFGGGYQVSNGSSDFPWLNQGDGSSAYITTDMQIQKFARAGERTWQARYAYDFAKVGVPGLTAGVVYLKGSDIDTIANNAGRAETTGQSEWERDITVAYVIPEGPLKNLGVAWKNAMWRTDLANTRSQDENRLIVSYSLPLF from the coding sequence ATGAAGAAGTCCACCTTGGCATTGGCTGTAGCGTTGGGCGCAATCGCCCAGCAAGCAGGCGCTGCCGGTTTCATCGAAGACAGCAAGGCCACACTGGGTCTGCGTAACTTTTACATCAACACCGATAACCGTGACGGCCACCCTAGTGCCACTTCCAACACCCGTAGCAAAAACGCTGAATGGGGCCAAGGCTTCGACCTGCGTTTCATCTCGGGCTACACCCAAGGTACCGTTCAGTTCGGTGTTGATGCGATCGGTCTGTACGGCGTGCGTTTGGATTCAAGCCGTGCTGATCACGGTAACTACACCGGCACTGCTTCCGGCGGCACCGTGTTCCCAAGCGACGGCAACAAGGCTGTCAACGATTACGCCAGCCTTGGTGTAACAGGTAAGGTCAAAGTCTCGCAAACCGAACTGAAGCTGGGCACTCTGCAGCCTAAGCTGCCAGTTATTGTGACGAACGATGGTCGTTTACTGCCTCAAACGTTCCAAGGTGGCCAGATCACCACCAACGACATCAAGGATTTGACTCTGGTTGCCGGCCAGGTGGAAAAGGCCAAGGGCCGTAACTCCAGCAACAACGAAAACCTGTCGATCGGCGGTGCCAACGGTAGCTCGAACTACAACGCTGGCAAGTTCACCAACAAGTTCTACTACGCCGGTGGTGACTACAAGCTGACCAAGGACCTGACTGCCCAGTACTACTACGGCAATCTGGAAGACTTCTACAAACAGCACTTCCTGGGTCTGACCCACAACTGGGCAATCGGCCCGGGCGTCTTGAAGTCTGACCTGCGTTATTTCAACAGCTCGGATGATGGTAAGAACGGCGATACCGCTGCCTACTTCTCCAGTGGTAACTACAACAACTTCAACGCCGGTAAAGGCAAGGTCGACAACAACCTGTACAGCGGCTTGTTCCTGTACACCGTTGCCGGTCACACCTTCGGTGGCGGTTATCAGGTCAGCAATGGCAGCAGCGACTTCCCTTGGTTGAACCAGGGTGACGGCTCGTCGGCTTACATCACTACCGACATGCAGATCCAGAAGTTTGCCCGCGCCGGCGAGCGTACCTGGCAGGCACGTTACGCTTACGATTTCGCCAAAGTTGGCGTACCAGGCCTGACGGCCGGTGTTGTATACCTCAAGGGTAGCGACATCGACACCATCGCCAACAACGCTGGTCGTGCTGAAACCACCGGCCAGTCCGAGTGGGAACGCGACATCACCGTTGCCTACGTGATCCCAGAAGGCCCGCTGAAAAACCTCGGTGTTGCCTGGAAAAACGCGATGTGGCGTACCGACCTGGCGAACACCCGTTCCCAGGACGAAAACCGTCTGATCGTCAGCTACTCGCTGCCACTGTTCTAG
- the ssuB gene encoding aliphatic sulfonates ABC transporter ATP-binding protein, with protein MTAQQPPRLLKGIPLAVRKLRKAFGAREVLKEIDLHIPAGQFVAVVGRSGCGKSTLLRLLAGLDKASGGELLAGSAPLSEAIEDTRLMFQEARLLPWKKIIDNVGLGLKGNWRPKALEALEAVGLAERANEWPAALSGGQKQRVALARALIHQPRLLLLDEPLGALDALTRIEMQQLIENLWQKHGFTVLLVTHDVSEAVAIADRVILIEDGEIGLDLIVDLPRPRARGSHRLAALEAEVLNRVLSLPGTPPEPEPVSPLPTQLRWAQ; from the coding sequence ATGACCGCTCAACAACCTCCGCGCCTGCTCAAAGGGATCCCGCTGGCGGTGCGCAAGCTGCGCAAAGCCTTTGGTGCGCGGGAAGTGCTCAAGGAAATCGATCTGCATATTCCGGCAGGTCAGTTTGTGGCTGTGGTCGGTCGCAGCGGTTGCGGCAAAAGTACCTTGCTGCGCCTGCTGGCCGGGCTGGACAAAGCCAGCGGCGGCGAGTTGCTGGCCGGTTCCGCGCCCCTGAGCGAAGCGATTGAAGACACGCGGTTGATGTTCCAGGAAGCACGTCTGCTGCCGTGGAAAAAGATCATCGACAACGTGGGCCTGGGCCTCAAAGGCAACTGGCGCCCCAAAGCGCTGGAAGCCCTGGAGGCGGTCGGCCTGGCCGAGCGCGCCAATGAGTGGCCGGCGGCCCTGTCCGGTGGCCAGAAGCAACGCGTGGCCCTGGCCCGTGCGCTGATCCACCAACCGCGCCTGTTGCTGCTGGATGAGCCGTTGGGCGCACTGGATGCCCTGACCCGCATCGAGATGCAGCAACTGATCGAGAACCTCTGGCAGAAGCACGGTTTTACCGTGCTGCTGGTCACCCACGACGTCAGCGAAGCCGTGGCGATTGCCGACCGTGTGATCCTGATCGAAGACGGCGAAATCGGCCTCGACCTGATCGTCGACCTGCCGCGCCCGCGTGCCCGGGGCTCACATCGCCTGGCTGCGCTGGAAGCCGAAGTGCTTAACCGTGTGTTGTCGTTGCCCGGCACGCCGCCGGAACCCGAACCTGTTTCACCGCTGCCTACGCAATTGCGTTGGGCGCAATAA
- a CDS encoding sulfonate ABC transporter substrate-binding protein, which translates to MRTVILRRGLVALFAAAVSFGAMVQAQAAETLRIGYQKYGTLVLLKAKGTLEKRLAAQGVQVQWTEFPGGPQLLEGLNVGSIDFGVTGETPPVFAQAAGADLLYVAYEPPAPTSEAILVPKDSPIKSVAELKGKKVVLNKGSNVHYLLVRALEDAGLKYTDVQTVFLPPADARAAFERGSVDAWVIWDPYQAAAEKQLQARTLRDGTGIADNHQFYLATKPYAEKHPEVVKALIEEVRAVGEWSKANPQEVTEQVAPLLGLPADITLTSVKRQGYGALFLTPEVVAAQQKIADSFYQLKLIPKPLNIKDVIWTPPAAVAKAP; encoded by the coding sequence ATGCGCACTGTCATCTTGCGTCGTGGTCTGGTCGCACTGTTTGCTGCGGCTGTGTCCTTCGGCGCCATGGTTCAAGCCCAGGCTGCCGAAACCCTGCGTATCGGTTATCAGAAGTACGGCACCCTGGTGCTGCTCAAGGCCAAGGGCACCCTGGAAAAACGCCTGGCCGCCCAGGGCGTACAGGTGCAATGGACCGAGTTTCCCGGCGGCCCGCAACTGCTTGAGGGCCTGAACGTCGGCTCCATCGACTTCGGCGTCACCGGCGAGACCCCGCCGGTGTTCGCCCAGGCGGCCGGTGCCGATCTGCTCTACGTGGCCTACGAGCCACCGGCGCCGACCAGCGAAGCGATCCTGGTGCCGAAAGACTCGCCGATCAAATCCGTGGCTGAGCTCAAAGGCAAGAAAGTCGTGCTCAACAAAGGCTCCAACGTGCACTACCTGCTGGTGCGTGCGCTGGAAGATGCCGGCCTGAAATACACCGACGTGCAGACCGTATTCCTGCCGCCCGCCGATGCCCGCGCCGCGTTCGAGCGTGGCAGCGTGGATGCGTGGGTGATCTGGGACCCGTACCAGGCCGCCGCCGAGAAACAACTGCAAGCGCGCACCCTGCGTGACGGTACCGGCATCGCCGATAACCACCAGTTCTACCTGGCCACCAAGCCGTACGCCGAAAAGCATCCGGAAGTGGTCAAGGCGTTGATCGAAGAAGTGCGCGCCGTGGGCGAATGGTCCAAGGCCAATCCGCAGGAAGTCACCGAACAAGTGGCACCGCTGCTCGGCCTGCCGGCTGATATCACCCTGACCTCGGTGAAACGCCAAGGCTACGGCGCGCTGTTCCTGACCCCGGAAGTGGTCGCCGCGCAGCAAAAAATCGCTGACAGCTTCTACCAACTCAAATTGATCCCCAAACCCTTGAACATCAAGGACGTGATCTGGACGCCGCCCGCCGCCGTAGCCAAAGCGCCGTAA
- a CDS encoding TOBE domain-containing protein — protein sequence MTIKAINVRNQFKGTIKEIVEGDVLSEIDVQTASGIVTSVITTRSVKELELVIGSEVIAFVKSTEVSIAKL from the coding sequence ATGACTATTAAAGCCATCAACGTGCGTAACCAATTCAAAGGTACCATCAAGGAAATCGTCGAAGGCGATGTGCTGTCGGAAATCGACGTGCAGACCGCGTCCGGCATCGTGACGTCCGTGATCACCACCCGCTCGGTCAAAGAGCTGGAACTGGTGATTGGCAGCGAAGTGATTGCCTTCGTCAAGTCCACCGAGGTGTCGATCGCCAAGTTGTGA